From Methylococcus capsulatus:
TACCCTCGGTGAAGTGGATCGCTTTGACCCGGCCCTGGACCTCCGGGCGGATCACGACCGACTCGTCGGCCAGGAGGGTGCCGACGGCGTCGATGGCATCATCGACGGACTCGGCCCACACCCGCGCCACAAACACCGCGGCCGGCGGCGGCACCCGGACATCGGCGGGCGACACCGCTGCCGGCGGCATCGCGGTATATCGCCACCAACCGGAGATGACAGCCAGCGAAGCGGCCAGAACCAGACCAGCGAAACCTTTTCTGGACATGGAGGGATGCCCCTCGAACCGGCGGCGAAAGAAACGGAAAAGAAATATCAGGCCGTTCCGGACAACAGCTCGTCCAGCTCGCCGGCGCGGTCCAGCGCGGCCAGATCGTCGAACCCGCCCACGTGCTTTTCACCGATGAAAATCTGCGGCACGGTGCGGCGGCGAGTGATCATCATCATTTCCTGAAGCTTGGCGGGGTCCAGGTCGACCCGGATCTTTTCGATCTGCACAACCCCCTTGGACTTCAACAGCCGCTCGGCCGCCGAGCAGAAAGGACACATGGCTGTGCTATACATTCGGACTGGGAGCATAATTGTCGCGTCGGCTCTGTGGCAGAAAGAGCTTTCGAGTTTAACACGCACCCAGGGGCGGAGACGGCCCTCTATGGTTCACCGGATCATCTTTACAAATCCATGTTTCGTGAGAATATTAGAGACTACTGAATAACCTGGATCAACACCATGACTACTGAACGCTGGGTACGTATCGTCGCCGGATTTTTCATCCTGCTCTCCCTGTCCCTGGGCGTGGAAGCCAGTCCCTTCTTCGTCAATGCCAACTGGCTCTGGTTCACCGCCTTCGTCGGTGCCAATCTGTTCCAGAGTGGCTTTACCCGATTCTGTCCGCTGGAAAGCATCTTGCGTAAACTGGGCGTGAAAAGCGCCTGCGGCAGGGACTAACCATGCAACTGGTGTGCCCGGCCTGTCTCACCCGCAACCGCGTGCCGGCCGAACGGCTCGGCGAGCGGCCCAAATGCGGCCGCTGCTCCACGCCACTGTTAAGCGGCCATCCGATCGAACTGAACGACGGCCACTTCGATACTTACACCCGCCACTCCGATCTGCCGGTGCTGGTGGATTTCTGGGCGACCTGGTGCGGGCCCTGCCGGAGCCTCGCTCCGGTGGTGGCCCAGGTGGCGGACGCCCTTAAAGGTCAGCTCCTAGTCGCCAAGGTGGACGTCGACCACGCCCC
This genomic window contains:
- the trxC gene encoding thioredoxin TrxC, whose product is MQLVCPACLTRNRVPAERLGERPKCGRCSTPLLSGHPIELNDGHFDTYTRHSDLPVLVDFWATWCGPCRSLAPVVAQVADALKGQLLVAKVDVDHAPATAQRFNIRSVPTLVLLQNGQEKRRISGALGFGPLMDWLKRG
- a CDS encoding YgaP family membrane protein, whose protein sequence is MTTERWVRIVAGFFILLSLSLGVEASPFFVNANWLWFTAFVGANLFQSGFTRFCPLESILRKLGVKSACGRD
- the grxC gene encoding glutaredoxin 3, producing MCPFCSAAERLLKSKGVVQIEKIRVDLDPAKLQEMMMITRRRTVPQIFIGEKHVGGFDDLAALDRAGELDELLSGTA